The following coding sequences are from one Augochlora pura isolate Apur16 chromosome 6, APUR_v2.2.1, whole genome shotgun sequence window:
- the Bc10 gene encoding BLCAP apoptosis inducing factor bc10, with protein sequence MYCLQWLIPLLLIPKPVNPTLLQTHAMFVMLYLIGFFLERKPCTICSLAFFAAVLLICYGGIGNCPLWSTNCDTVRCDNS encoded by the coding sequence GCCTACAGTGGTTGATTCCGTTATTGCTAATACCAAAGCCAGTAAATCCAACGTTACTGCAAACACATGCCATGTTCGTGATGCTCTATCTAATTGGATTCTTCCTCGAACGAAAACCATGCACTATATGTAGTTTAGCATTTTTTGCCgcggttttattaatttgttacggTGGCATAGGTAATTGTCCCCTCTGGAGCACAAATTGTGATACAGTGAGATGCGATAATAGTTAA